In a single window of the Olivibacter sp. SDN3 genome:
- a CDS encoding DUF6364 family protein, protein MKAKLNLSIDKQLLTQAKAYAAQKHSSVSELVENYFKTFVNKPSKKGIVQLIESLPKPEIADQEDLKKRYLEDNAKKYGF, encoded by the coding sequence ATGAAAGCAAAATTGAATTTAAGCATAGACAAACAGCTGCTAACTCAAGCAAAAGCATACGCTGCACAAAAGCATAGTAGCGTTTCCGAGCTGGTAGAAAATTATTTTAAAACTTTTGTAAATAAGCCTTCAAAGAAGGGGATCGTTCAGCTCATTGAAAGTTTACCTAAACCAGAGATAGCAGATCAAGAAGACTTGAAAAAAAGATACTTAGAAGATAACGCTAAAAAATATGGCTTTTAA
- a CDS encoding PIN domain-containing protein yields MAFKVLLDVNILLDFTLQRTAYQEAKTIITWTEQGTIKGFISPSVVQICAYWIAKSYGSTKAKEILGLLLGFLDSLEISHEQVLAAVHSSMSDVEDALLYYTALHHKLDIIISRDQHFQQSGLPSLPVLSPKEFIAFIQKKSF; encoded by the coding sequence ATGGCTTTTAAAGTACTACTAGATGTAAATATTCTTCTAGATTTTACACTACAAAGAACCGCATACCAAGAAGCAAAAACGATTATTACCTGGACTGAACAGGGCACTATAAAGGGTTTTATTTCACCTTCAGTTGTACAGATATGTGCTTATTGGATTGCAAAATCGTATGGTTCAACTAAAGCGAAAGAAATTCTAGGCTTACTGTTGGGCTTTTTAGATAGTCTGGAAATTTCTCATGAACAAGTGTTAGCTGCCGTTCATTCTTCTATGTCGGATGTAGAAGATGCTTTACTTTACTATACGGCTTTACATCACAAACTCGATATCATTATCAGTCGCGACCAACATTTTCAGCAAAGCGGTCTCCCTTCCCTCCCGGTTCTTTCACCAAAAGAATTTATTGCCTTTATTCAGAAAAAATCCTTTTAG
- a CDS encoding helix-turn-helix transcriptional regulator: MTPLGEYLAKKSVNKSMVARRTGLSKPRISELSLNPSAKLRADELVLIAKAIDTDPCEMLMKLYGDLELKEEKR; this comes from the coding sequence ATGACCCCATTAGGCGAATATTTAGCAAAGAAATCGGTGAATAAATCGATGGTTGCCAGACGGACCGGTTTGAGCAAACCACGTATCAGTGAATTATCCCTTAACCCCTCCGCCAAACTGCGTGCAGATGAGTTGGTGCTGATAGCCAAAGCGATCGATACGGATCCCTGCGAGATGCTTATGAAATTATATGGGGATTTGGAATTGAAAGAAGAAAAAAGGTAG
- a CDS encoding alkylphosphonate utilization protein gives MIINDTLKARSGGKCELSGKAGDVVVYNVAADSYSDNEVLVLKDLADQLEGAVAFSSEDWRFLPDVMWSQVPAVQVLAWRVLNRLKGESWAADALDILYLDEETLAWAKAAPIAEDVVSTVVHKDANGNTLQNGDSVVLTKTLDVKGSSLSAKLGTLVRNIRLVEDNPEQIEGRVEGQLIVILTKYLRKQ, from the coding sequence ATGATAATAAATGATACCTTAAAAGCCCGTAGCGGAGGTAAATGTGAATTAAGTGGTAAGGCGGGTGATGTGGTAGTTTACAATGTAGCGGCTGACAGTTACTCGGACAATGAAGTGCTTGTATTAAAAGATCTAGCAGATCAATTAGAGGGAGCGGTAGCCTTCTCTTCGGAGGATTGGCGCTTTCTGCCTGATGTCATGTGGAGCCAGGTGCCAGCGGTACAGGTATTGGCCTGGCGTGTGCTTAATCGCCTAAAGGGTGAAAGTTGGGCGGCAGATGCACTGGATATCCTTTATCTTGATGAAGAAACGTTAGCCTGGGCGAAAGCAGCTCCAATTGCAGAAGACGTGGTGAGCACTGTAGTGCATAAAGATGCTAACGGCAATACCCTCCAAAATGGAGATTCGGTGGTGCTTACGAAAACACTGGATGTGAAAGGAAGTTCGCTTTCTGCCAAATTAGGTACGCTTGTTCGGAATATCCGTTTAGTGGAAGATAATCCTGAACAGATAGAAGGTAGGGTGGAAGGACAGCTGATCGTTATTCTTACCAAATATTTGCGTAAGCAATAA
- a CDS encoding DEAD/DEAH box helicase codes for MKKITENQQIKQEKKSRRKSSECYVIPWEDGEAFMLSETYFQNMFEHFGKVKKHIYSFFEDLQGNELKVGLRGKDMDGKFKLTIHLSEAHIAIACSCNKSVKDICKHAFYGVLDRIRYNDSLFKQLYSSEIITLDEKFYPMFRFEVDDYYVYHYGHKPKFIAREGYGRVFNYGNKAECYSEKISFFPSSKLGEVKEKDLLLGIPIHHGYNMPLLLPFLAKKNKDGTKYVNFERSYIFDLNHSFLDIDAEEEMLQSICHHMLRIDLLNKDTLINLNYDVELLDTKGYIDAVKRRLLLRLWKKIIPVLNKYPIIVFNVWRSRREHVKPTHGIYEIPNFSLQEIALRFLLIENNGCLQLKLEIYLEGKLVDEPQFMSDRFSFFLKDSHNYILVQQAHDEEMIQRFRECDFCLTVLPNDVEQFMDNILFPLAERYPLSYEPKNSYLNFALKGKLKIISKVVCFCIREQHLYIEPQIVYGNSLVANPVYDGSIAFRIEKETLLIYDRDKVVECDYRNLLLSLHSSFAEQADSGILSIPLSFVRKTTWLAETIARLQGDQVKLKGIENLKGLPFLPHEMDWTMVINKDGDTLNVDLNVQFNKQVIDLELLQAAIQKEREMLMLPDGSVGHFPRKLQHKLRPILSVGKIKKNKVHLSAKHFTAIRSFANKINDKQLHEQLKLQRKKLQAFDKIQPIAKPEQVKAILRPYQEIGFSWMGFLHEFGWGGILADDMGLGKTLQVLTLLEYSYELDSTAPASLIVLPNSLLFNWQQEASKFVPHRMVRVHHGTNRSITEISAANGELLLTTYGTLMADIEVFRKYHFSYLILDESQAIKNPQSKRFECVQTVRSDYRLALTGTPIENGISDIFAQLDFVNPGFLGTYGQFKRNFPGIADGSASLETKESLQQLIAPFMLRRTKAQVAKDLPEKTEMVLYCEMLPEQRKLYEQYRKRFRSELEDKMEERKDQATMFVLEALMRLRQICNSPALIPDKDYSNLSAKLEEIREHIIEKTQGHKLLIFSSFTKMLALVGEELKSMNVDYAYLDGKTSGDYRQQAVSRFQEEDDCRVFLISLRAGGTGLNLTAADYVYILDPWWNPAAEAQAIDRCYRIGQDKHVMAYRMVCKDSIEERIIAMQNNKKALAESLVQADSSVLKSLNREQLLKLFE; via the coding sequence ATGAAGAAAATTACAGAGAACCAGCAGATCAAACAGGAAAAAAAATCGAGGCGAAAGTCATCCGAATGTTACGTTATTCCGTGGGAGGATGGGGAGGCTTTTATGTTGTCGGAAACCTATTTTCAAAACATGTTTGAACATTTTGGAAAAGTGAAGAAACACATCTATAGTTTTTTTGAAGACTTACAGGGTAACGAGCTGAAGGTGGGGCTGAGAGGAAAAGATATGGACGGGAAGTTCAAGCTTACGATTCATTTAAGTGAAGCACACATAGCGATTGCTTGTTCCTGTAATAAAAGCGTAAAAGATATATGTAAACATGCTTTTTATGGAGTGTTGGATCGGATTAGATATAATGATTCACTTTTCAAACAGCTCTATTCTTCTGAAATCATCACCTTGGATGAAAAGTTTTATCCGATGTTTCGTTTTGAAGTGGATGACTACTACGTTTACCATTATGGGCACAAGCCTAAGTTTATAGCGAGAGAGGGATATGGTAGAGTTTTTAACTATGGTAATAAAGCAGAATGCTATAGTGAAAAAATTAGTTTTTTTCCGTCCTCAAAGCTTGGAGAGGTAAAGGAAAAGGATTTATTATTAGGAATACCCATTCATCATGGATACAATATGCCACTTCTTTTGCCTTTTTTAGCAAAAAAAAATAAAGACGGGACGAAATATGTGAATTTTGAGCGCAGCTACATCTTCGATCTGAATCATTCTTTCCTAGACATAGACGCTGAAGAAGAGATGCTTCAGTCGATTTGTCATCATATGTTACGTATTGATCTTTTGAACAAAGATACATTGATAAACCTTAACTATGACGTTGAGCTACTGGATACAAAAGGGTACATTGACGCTGTAAAAAGGAGACTTTTATTACGGCTTTGGAAAAAGATTATACCGGTTTTAAATAAGTACCCGATCATAGTTTTTAATGTGTGGCGAAGCCGGCGTGAACACGTAAAGCCAACGCATGGGATTTACGAAATCCCTAATTTTTCACTGCAGGAAATCGCCCTCCGCTTTTTATTAATTGAAAACAATGGTTGTTTGCAGCTGAAATTGGAAATCTATCTGGAAGGTAAGCTTGTAGATGAACCACAGTTCATGTCCGATAGATTTTCGTTTTTCTTAAAAGATAGTCACAACTATATACTTGTTCAACAGGCTCATGATGAAGAGATGATTCAACGTTTCAGAGAATGTGATTTTTGTTTAACGGTGTTGCCGAACGACGTTGAACAATTCATGGATAATATATTGTTTCCTCTGGCAGAGCGCTATCCTCTAAGTTACGAACCCAAAAATAGTTATCTAAATTTTGCCTTGAAAGGCAAGCTAAAAATCATTTCCAAAGTGGTGTGTTTTTGCATTCGCGAGCAACATCTCTATATCGAGCCACAAATAGTTTACGGAAATTCTTTGGTTGCAAACCCTGTTTACGACGGAAGCATTGCCTTTCGCATAGAAAAAGAAACGTTGCTTATTTATGACAGAGATAAAGTAGTTGAATGTGATTACCGAAATTTACTTTTATCATTGCATAGCTCGTTTGCCGAACAGGCGGATTCTGGAATATTGTCGATCCCCTTATCTTTTGTCCGTAAAACAACATGGTTAGCAGAGACAATTGCTAGACTTCAGGGGGATCAAGTTAAGCTAAAAGGTATAGAAAACTTAAAAGGATTACCTTTTTTGCCCCATGAAATGGACTGGACAATGGTAATCAATAAAGATGGTGATACCTTGAATGTTGATCTAAACGTTCAATTTAATAAGCAAGTGATAGACTTAGAGCTACTTCAAGCAGCGATACAAAAAGAACGGGAAATGTTGATGTTACCCGATGGCTCTGTGGGGCATTTTCCCAGAAAGTTGCAGCATAAGCTGCGTCCCATCCTATCCGTTGGGAAAATTAAAAAGAATAAGGTCCATCTTTCTGCAAAGCACTTCACCGCCATCCGGTCATTCGCTAATAAAATCAATGATAAGCAGTTGCATGAGCAATTAAAATTGCAACGAAAGAAGCTGCAAGCGTTCGACAAGATTCAACCGATAGCCAAACCAGAGCAGGTAAAAGCGATTCTTCGCCCTTATCAGGAGATAGGCTTTAGCTGGATGGGCTTTTTACACGAATTTGGTTGGGGCGGAATACTGGCGGATGATATGGGGCTTGGAAAAACTCTACAAGTGTTGACGCTGCTGGAATATAGTTATGAGCTAGACTCAACAGCTCCTGCGTCGCTCATCGTATTGCCCAATTCCTTGCTCTTCAATTGGCAACAGGAAGCTAGCAAATTTGTTCCACATAGAATGGTAAGGGTACACCATGGCACAAACCGTTCAATAACCGAAATTTCTGCAGCTAACGGAGAACTTTTGCTCACCACCTATGGTACGTTAATGGCCGACATCGAGGTGTTCCGTAAATACCATTTCAGTTACCTGATCCTAGATGAATCCCAAGCCATCAAAAATCCGCAATCCAAACGGTTCGAATGTGTACAGACCGTTCGGTCTGACTATCGTTTGGCATTGACAGGCACGCCCATTGAGAACGGTATATCCGATATTTTTGCCCAGCTCGATTTTGTAAATCCGGGATTCTTGGGAACTTACGGTCAGTTTAAACGGAACTTTCCTGGTATAGCGGATGGTTCAGCAAGTTTGGAAACGAAAGAATCCTTACAACAATTGATAGCGCCTTTTATGTTACGGAGAACGAAAGCGCAGGTGGCCAAAGATTTGCCGGAAAAAACGGAAATGGTGCTTTATTGTGAAATGCTACCCGAACAGCGTAAGTTATATGAGCAGTACCGAAAGCGTTTTCGTAGTGAATTGGAAGACAAAATGGAAGAACGCAAAGATCAGGCAACGATGTTCGTGCTGGAAGCATTGATGCGACTGCGGCAGATCTGTAACTCACCGGCATTGATTCCTGATAAAGATTACTCCAATTTGTCGGCTAAACTTGAAGAAATTCGTGAACATATTATAGAGAAAACGCAAGGACATAAGCTGCTCATTTTTTCTTCCTTTACGAAAATGTTGGCGTTGGTAGGGGAAGAATTGAAAAGTATGAATGTTGACTATGCCTACCTAGATGGAAAAACAAGTGGTGATTACCGACAACAAGCCGTGAGTCGCTTTCAGGAAGAAGATGATTGCCGGGTGTTTTTGATCAGCTTAAGGGCTGGTGGAACAGGATTGAACCTGACTGCAGCGGATTATGTGTATATTTTAGATCCTTGGTGGAACCCGGCAGCAGAGGCGCAGGCAATCGACCGCTGTTATCGTATTGGGCAGGACAAGCATGTGATGGCATACCGTATGGTCTGTAAAGATAGCATTGAGGAAAGAATTATAGCGATGCAAAACAACAAGAAAGCATTGGCGGAATCGCTTGTGCAAGCAGACAGCAGTGTGCTGAAATCCTTGAATAGAGAACAACTGTTGAAATTATTTGAATAA
- a CDS encoding LysR family transcriptional regulator: MKNVELKHLRLIKHIVDGGSMSNATHKMFLTQSALSHMLREFEENLGVKIFARRGKKLHLTDQGNTILFHAEKVLSEFSELEKAVANFKDAKAERIKISTACYTSYHWLPAVVKLFREKTPEVMIDIVIEATQKPLSYLENGKLDIAITDSKPLVPSRYRTDFLFEDVFLLLVAKNSPYLRSEPFTAGLLNGEVLFIYEMQEDMSTAFTQFIRPNGIELAAVTKMQLTEGLIEMVAAGLGVTIMPCWMASPYLKQGKVKAIKLPGARVSRKWYAVSHKDATKEQELFIDLLQRELKHNFNSGEIVI; this comes from the coding sequence ATGAAGAATGTTGAACTGAAACATTTACGCTTGATCAAACATATTGTAGACGGGGGATCCATGTCAAATGCCACGCATAAGATGTTCCTGACACAATCGGCTTTGAGTCATATGCTTCGGGAATTTGAAGAGAATCTCGGAGTGAAGATCTTTGCTAGGAGGGGAAAAAAATTGCATTTGACTGATCAGGGGAATACCATACTTTTCCATGCAGAAAAAGTGCTTTCAGAATTTTCGGAGCTGGAAAAAGCTGTTGCAAACTTCAAAGACGCTAAAGCGGAGCGGATCAAGATCAGTACCGCTTGTTACACGTCTTATCATTGGTTGCCTGCTGTAGTGAAATTATTCAGGGAAAAAACACCTGAAGTTATGATTGATATAGTAATTGAGGCGACCCAAAAGCCCTTATCCTACTTGGAAAACGGCAAGCTTGATATTGCAATTACCGATAGCAAGCCGCTCGTACCCTCGCGTTATAGAACGGACTTTTTGTTCGAAGATGTGTTTCTGTTACTGGTAGCAAAGAATAGTCCTTATTTAAGATCGGAACCTTTTACCGCGGGATTGCTGAACGGCGAAGTGCTATTTATTTACGAGATGCAGGAGGATATGAGCACGGCCTTTACGCAATTTATTCGCCCCAATGGTATTGAGCTGGCGGCCGTGACTAAAATGCAATTGACGGAGGGTTTGATCGAGATGGTGGCTGCAGGATTGGGAGTAACGATCATGCCTTGCTGGATGGCGTCGCCGTACCTAAAACAGGGGAAGGTGAAGGCTATTAAACTTCCTGGCGCTCGGGTGAGCCGTAAGTGGTACGCAGTGAGTCACAAGGATGCCACTAAAGAGCAAGAGCTATTCATTGATTTATTACAACGTGAACTGAAACATAATTTTAATAGTGGAGAAATTGTCATCTAA
- a CDS encoding alpha/beta fold hydrolase: protein MDTILSNFTHGMADINPSLRLHYVSAGEGNRVIVLLHGFPQTWWEWRHIIPGLTEAGFRVIVPDYRGAGDSWKPQDGYDKKTMARDIHTLLKSHLRIDTPVIIGGHDIGLMVAYAFAQQYRNDTSHLIVMDAPLPGTTIFNTLRSDQRVWHFAFHQVLDLPEALVNGREHLYLQFFFNARIYNPAAISQEDLQIYIEAYKAPGAMRAGFELYRNFDQDEADNRQLLKRHGKLNIPVLAVGGETSTSGPLMDTMMREVAEDVTGLRIPRSAHWVAEENPTALLRGTLQFLQDIL from the coding sequence ATGGACACTATACTTTCTAATTTTACACATGGCATGGCGGACATCAATCCGTCTTTAAGACTTCATTACGTGAGTGCCGGTGAAGGCAACCGGGTGATTGTGCTTCTTCATGGATTCCCGCAAACCTGGTGGGAGTGGCGGCATATCATCCCAGGACTTACAGAAGCAGGCTTTCGGGTGATCGTTCCCGACTATCGCGGTGCGGGCGATTCTTGGAAACCACAGGATGGTTATGATAAAAAAACGATGGCCCGCGATATTCACACCTTATTGAAATCACATCTGCGTATCGATACGCCAGTTATCATCGGGGGGCACGATATCGGATTGATGGTTGCCTATGCTTTCGCACAGCAGTACCGCAATGACACGTCACACCTGATCGTGATGGACGCCCCTTTGCCCGGTACAACCATATTCAACACACTCCGCTCCGATCAACGCGTTTGGCATTTTGCCTTCCATCAAGTGCTTGACCTACCCGAAGCGCTCGTCAATGGTCGCGAACATCTATATCTACAGTTTTTTTTCAATGCCAGGATTTACAATCCGGCAGCCATCAGCCAAGAAGATCTACAAATCTATATAGAAGCTTATAAAGCTCCAGGAGCTATGCGTGCAGGTTTCGAGCTATACCGCAACTTCGATCAAGATGAAGCAGATAACCGGCAACTGCTGAAGCGTCATGGCAAACTGAACATACCCGTGCTCGCCGTCGGAGGCGAAACAAGTACCAGTGGCCCTTTGATGGATACCATGATGCGCGAAGTGGCCGAAGACGTTACTGGCCTGCGTATCCCCCGTTCGGCTCATTGGGTTGCAGAAGAAAACCCAACTGCACTACTCCGTGGAACCCTGCAATTTCTCCAAGATATTTTATGA
- a CDS encoding SDR family NAD(P)-dependent oxidoreductase, with protein MIKGYKSTKTIAIVGAGGGIGFSTAKIFAKQGFNVALISRDMHKLSQQIEALELKENVILPLFGNVAKPSTLKPAFTHIIERFERLDILHYNVANIYSTNILEETPESLMEDYPVYAPALQASVLLAIESLRTTKGAILVTGGAIAYTPNPDYGALSIGKAAIANLTRSLSHELSNHGIYTGLLSIQSHVSPKFHLHHPDNIAQQLWNMYADRAVFEVVL; from the coding sequence ATGATAAAAGGATATAAGTCAACAAAAACGATCGCCATTGTTGGAGCCGGTGGCGGCATCGGTTTCTCAACCGCCAAAATATTCGCTAAACAGGGCTTTAATGTAGCTTTGATCAGTAGGGATATGCACAAATTGTCTCAACAAATCGAAGCCCTTGAACTAAAAGAAAATGTCATTTTACCCCTTTTTGGTAACGTCGCCAAGCCCTCCACATTAAAACCTGCTTTCACTCATATAATCGAACGATTCGAGCGGTTAGATATATTACATTATAATGTCGCCAATATTTACAGCACCAATATCCTCGAAGAAACTCCTGAAAGCTTAATGGAGGATTATCCGGTTTATGCGCCGGCCTTGCAAGCCAGTGTTCTGTTAGCCATAGAATCTCTGAGAACGACAAAAGGAGCAATATTGGTTACGGGTGGCGCAATTGCCTATACCCCAAATCCTGATTATGGCGCGCTTTCGATTGGTAAAGCTGCCATAGCAAATCTCACGAGAAGCCTAAGCCATGAACTTTCAAACCATGGCATTTATACCGGTTTACTCAGTATTCAAAGCCATGTTTCACCGAAATTTCACCTGCACCATCCCGACAATATTGCCCAGCAATTATGGAATATGTATGCTGATCGAGCCGTATTCGAAGTCGTTTTGTAA